The following coding sequences lie in one Primulina huaijiensis isolate GDHJ02 chromosome 2, ASM1229523v2, whole genome shotgun sequence genomic window:
- the LOC140971390 gene encoding uncharacterized protein isoform X3, translating into MASVKIYTDSRSLKLRELLKEVQLDYSPANTQIIDDVVSSIKEAIDGIPDDVQVTAAVASGFVRDVGADKVDFKFRRPKSIEIGGSYSFQSIARPDVNVDIFLRLPKECFHEKDYLNHRYHAKRFLYLCIIKKYLKCSSLVQDVRWSTFHSEARKPILVVYSAARLSGDVAFLVKIIPTAPSLFMVSKLDMERNNIRSMNQSTPNYNISILEDMFIEDNAECIKNTFIGWKELGEALLLMKVWARKRSSLYVHDCLSGFLITIIMAYLASKSGKNRINRSMNAIQILRITLDFIANSKVWDTGLFFQANGEDNAANKDKWKQLQLFPVIICDSFARYNMAFRVSLSGFQELRDEAGTAVTCIDKCKDGGFDEIFMTDVDFPAKYDYCTRLNLKDNHDIHVSGFCSDKECWRSYEQKVSNVVDQALTGRIKLVRVIWRNTDSECDFEDGLFMLGGEPLFIGITISSVEEAFKQAVMGPSSEDKDKALAFRKFWGDKATLRWFRDGKIVEVAVWEHEEWQKHLIIKKIFEHVLQRHLSLPKLNILSIVDQLDFALHHGNRDPMSFSKNLLKAYDDLSKKLRLLDDIPLKISSVQPLDSAFRLTSVFPPFPHPLAHKEGTRVKLEKEYTTCIQSLLVLIQLEGSGNWPMDEQAQEKTKSAFLLKIAESLQDRFRISCTATEDDVDVFMSGYAFRLKILHERGLSLVNKKRGSQKKSVMSSDKYLFLLSQHSSMINGLRGRFPIYGQVVRLAKRWVSAHLFSNALTEETIELLVAYLFLKPLPFTPPCSRMTGFLRFLRLLSQYDWSFYPLIVDINGDLIPDDEKEINEHFMSTRKEESQNAGPSMFVATAYDKASEAWTSQRPTVAELRRLVAYAASSSKLLTRIFMENQIDPYQWQCLFRTPLSNYDAVILLHMDKLPYPRRILFPSEVKQGCHVISGRASKSFQPFFSSQDMEGSSEELKNNLMVNFEPLKYLVADIEKEFSNVFKVWYDSLGGDAVGLTYLSKKRRRDKFSEDDNLVDSLQSVGRLGKGFIKSVHLLNS; encoded by the exons ATGGCTTCCGTGAAAATTTATACTGATTCGAGGAGTTTGAAGTTGAGAGAGCTATTGAAGGAAGTGCAACTCGACTATTCTCCTGCCAATACTCAAATAATCGATGATGTTGTTTCATCGATCAAAGAAGCAATAGATGGAATTCCAGATGATGTTCAG GTTACGGCTGCTGTTGCATCCGGATTTGTGCGTGACGTCGGTGCGGATAAAGTAGACTTTAAGTTCCGGAGGCCAAAGTCTATAGAAATTGGGGGGAGTTATTCATTTCAATCCATTGCAAGGCCGGATGTAAATGTGGATATTTTTCTCAGGTTACCCAAG GAATGCTTTCATGAAAAAGACTATCTCAATCATCGTTACCATGCAAAAAGATTTCTTTATCTTTGCataatcaaaaaatatttgaaatgttctTCTTTAGTTCAAGATGTGAGATGGTCCACATTCCATAGCGAGGCACGAAAACCTATATTGGTTGTTTATTCAG CTGCAAGGTTATCTGGGGACGTTGCTTTTTTAGTGAAAATAATTCCTACAGCACCATCTTTGTTCATGGTATCAAAATTGGACATGGAAAGGAACAATATCCGCTCCATGAATCAAT CTACTCCAAATTACAACATAAGTATTCTGGAGGACATGTTTATTGAAGATAATGCAGAGTGCATCAAGAATACTTTTATAGGATGGAAGGAACTGGGAGAAGCTTTGTTACTGATGAAA GTTTGGGCTCGGAAGCGAAGTTCTTTATATGTTCATGACTGCCTAAGTGGATTTCTGATCACCATCATAATGGCATATCTTGCTTCAAAGTCTGGTAAAAATCGCATCAACAGATCAATGAATGCTATTCAGATTTTGCGCATCACACTGGACTTTATCG CCAATTCAAAAGTATGGGACACTGGACTCTTCTTTCAGGCCAATGGGGAAGATAATGCTGCAAACAAG GATAAATGGAAGCAATTGCAATTATTTCCCGTGATCATTTGTGATTCATTTGCTAGATACAATATGGCATTTCGGGTCTCACTGAGTGGTTTCCAAGAG CTTCGCGACGAGGCTGGTACGGCAGTTACTTGCATCGATAAATGTAAAGATGGGGGTTTTGATGAGATCTTTATGACGGATGTTGATTTTCCTGCCAAATATGACTATTGCACAAG ATTAAATCTGAAGGACAAtcatgatattcatgtttctgGATTCTGCTCGGATAAAGAATGTTGGAGATCATACGAGCAAAAGGTATCTAATGTCGTAGATCAAGCATTAACGGGGAGAATTAAGCTGGTTCGAGTAATCTGGAGAAACACTGATTCTGAGTGCGATTTTGAAGAT GGTTTATTTATGCTGGGTGGAGAACCTTTATTTATTGGGATCACAATAAGCTCCGTGGAAGAGGCATTCAAACAGGCCGTCATGGGTCCTAGTTCTGAAGACAAAGATAAG GCTCTGGCATTTAGAAAGTTCTGGGGGGATAAGGCTACACTGAGATGGTTTCGTGATGGTAAAATTGTGGAAGTTGCAG TGTGGGAGCATGAGGAATGGCAAAAGCATCTTattataaagaaaatatttgagcatgTTCTACAGCGTCATCTCTCCCTTCCGAAACTAAATATATTGTCCATAGTAGATCAACTTGATTTTGCGCTCCACCATGGCAATAGAG ATCCTATGTCATTTTCTAAGAATCTGTTGAAGGCATATGATGACCTATCAAAGAAATTGCGCCTCCTTGATGACATTCCTCTCAAGATATCCAGCGTGCAGCCTCTAGACTCAG CTTTTAGGTTGACATCTGTCTTTCCTCCCTTTCCGCATCCATTAGCACATAAAGAAGGCACCCGTGTTAAACTAGAGAAAGAATACACTACCTGTATACAATCACTTTTGGTCTTGATTCAG CTTGAAGGTTCTGGAAACTGGCCAATGGATGAGCAGGCACAGGAGAAGACTAAATCAGCATTTCTCCTCAAAATTGCGGAGAG CCTTCAGGACAGATTTCGGATTTCATGTACAGCTACAGAAGATGATGTTGATGTTTTCATGTCTGGATATGCATTTCGTCTTAAAATTCTGCACGAGAGAGGTTTGAGCTTGGTGAATAAAAAAC GTGGTTCTCAAAAGAAGTCGGTCATGTCTTCGGATAAATATCTTTTCCTTCTTAGTCAACATTCTAGCATGATTAATGGTTTACGAGGCCGCTTTCCCATATATGGGCAAGTTGTTCG GCTTGCAAAACGTTGGGTATCTGCACATCTGTTTTCAAATGCATTGACAGAAGAGACCATTGAGCTGCTAGTGGCCTATCTCTTCTTGAAGCCTTTGCCATTCACACCTCCATGCTCCCGAATGACTGGATTTCTGAG ATTCCTAAGATTATTATCACAGTACGATTGGAGTTTTTATCCATTGATTGTTGACATCAATGGTGATTTGATTCCTGATGATGAAAAAGAAATTAAT GAGCATTTCATGTCGACTAGAAAAGAGGAATCCCAGAATGCTGGCCCATCTATGTTTGTGGCTACTGCATATGACAAGGCATCTGAAGCTTGGACCAGCCAAAGACCGACTGTGGCA GAGCTGAGGAGATTAGTGGCATATGCGGCCAGCAGTTCAAAATTGTTAACCAGAATCTTTATGGAGAATCAGATTGATCCATACCAGTGGCAA TGTCTTTTCCGCACGCCTCTGAGCAACTACGATGCTGTGATTCTTCTTCACATGGATAAACTGCCTTATCCACGCCGCATTCTATTCCCATCCGAAGTGAAGCAAG GATGTCACGTGATAAGTGGGAGAGCTAGCAAAAGTTTCCAGCCCTTTTTCTCGTCTCAGGACATGGAAGGAAGCTCGGAGGAACTGAAAAATAATCTGATGGTGAACTTTGAACCACTCAAGTATCTTGTGGCGGACATTGAG AAAGAGTTTTCAAATGTATTCAAGGTATGGTATGATTCTTTGGGAGGCGATGCTGTTGGTCTCACGTACCTTTCAAAG AAACGGAGAAGAGACAAGTTTTCAGAAGATGACAATCTAGTTGATTCGCTACAATCTGTGGGTAGATTGGGTAAAGGATTCATAAAAAGTGTTCATCTTCTCAATTCATAA
- the LOC140971390 gene encoding uncharacterized protein isoform X2, whose protein sequence is MASVKIYTDSRSLKLRELLKEVQLDYSPANTQIIDDVVSSIKEAIDGIPDDVQVTAAVASGFVRDVGADKVDFKFRRPKSIEIGGSYSFQSIARPDVNVDIFLRLPKECFHEKDYLNHRYHAKRFLYLCIIKKYLKCSSLVQDVRWSTFHSEARKPILVVYSAARLSGDVAFLVKIIPTAPSLFMVSKLDMERNNIRSMNQCLLATPNYNISILEDMFIEDNAECIKNTFIGWKELGEALLLMKVWARKRSSLYVHDCLSGFLITIIMAYLASKSGKNRINRSMNAIQILRITLDFIANSKVWDTGLFFQANGEDNAANKDKWKQLQLFPVIICDSFARYNMAFRVSLSGFQELRDEAGTAVTCIDKCKDGGFDEIFMTDVDFPAKYDYCTRLNLKDNHDIHVSGFCSDKECWRSYEQKVSNVVDQALTGRIKLVRVIWRNTDSECDFEDGLFMLGGEPLFIGITISSVEEAFKQAVMGPSSEDKDKALAFRKFWGDKATLRWFRDGKIVEVAVWEHEEWQKHLIIKKIFEHVLQRHLSLPKLNILSIVDQLDFALHHGNRDPMSFSKNLLKAYDDLSKKLRLLDDIPLKISSVQPLDSAFRLTSVFPPFPHPLAHKEGTRVKLEKEYTTCIQSLLVLIQLEGSGNWPMDEQAQEKTKSAFLLKIAESLQDRFRISCTATEDDVDVFMSGYAFRLKILHERGLSLVNKKRGSQKKSVMSSDKYLFLLSQHSSMINGLRGRFPIYGQVVRLAKRWVSAHLFSNALTEETIELLVAYLFLKPLPFTPPCSRMTGFLRFLRLLSQYDWSFYPLIVDINGDLIPDDEKEINEHFMSTRKEESQNAGPSMFVATAYDKASEAWTSQRPTVAELRRLVAYAASSSKLLTRIFMENQIDPYQWQCLFRTPLSNYDAVILLHMDKLPYPRRILFPSEVKQGCHVISGRASKSFQPFFSSQDMEGSSEELKNNLMVNFEPLKYLVADIEAKFSNVFKVWYDSLGGDAVGLTYLSKKRRRDKFSEDDNLVDSLQSVGRLGKGFIKSVHLLNS, encoded by the exons ATGGCTTCCGTGAAAATTTATACTGATTCGAGGAGTTTGAAGTTGAGAGAGCTATTGAAGGAAGTGCAACTCGACTATTCTCCTGCCAATACTCAAATAATCGATGATGTTGTTTCATCGATCAAAGAAGCAATAGATGGAATTCCAGATGATGTTCAG GTTACGGCTGCTGTTGCATCCGGATTTGTGCGTGACGTCGGTGCGGATAAAGTAGACTTTAAGTTCCGGAGGCCAAAGTCTATAGAAATTGGGGGGAGTTATTCATTTCAATCCATTGCAAGGCCGGATGTAAATGTGGATATTTTTCTCAGGTTACCCAAG GAATGCTTTCATGAAAAAGACTATCTCAATCATCGTTACCATGCAAAAAGATTTCTTTATCTTTGCataatcaaaaaatatttgaaatgttctTCTTTAGTTCAAGATGTGAGATGGTCCACATTCCATAGCGAGGCACGAAAACCTATATTGGTTGTTTATTCAG CTGCAAGGTTATCTGGGGACGTTGCTTTTTTAGTGAAAATAATTCCTACAGCACCATCTTTGTTCATGGTATCAAAATTGGACATGGAAAGGAACAATATCCGCTCCATGAATCAAT GTTTACTAGCTACTCCAAATTACAACATAAGTATTCTGGAGGACATGTTTATTGAAGATAATGCAGAGTGCATCAAGAATACTTTTATAGGATGGAAGGAACTGGGAGAAGCTTTGTTACTGATGAAA GTTTGGGCTCGGAAGCGAAGTTCTTTATATGTTCATGACTGCCTAAGTGGATTTCTGATCACCATCATAATGGCATATCTTGCTTCAAAGTCTGGTAAAAATCGCATCAACAGATCAATGAATGCTATTCAGATTTTGCGCATCACACTGGACTTTATCG CCAATTCAAAAGTATGGGACACTGGACTCTTCTTTCAGGCCAATGGGGAAGATAATGCTGCAAACAAG GATAAATGGAAGCAATTGCAATTATTTCCCGTGATCATTTGTGATTCATTTGCTAGATACAATATGGCATTTCGGGTCTCACTGAGTGGTTTCCAAGAG CTTCGCGACGAGGCTGGTACGGCAGTTACTTGCATCGATAAATGTAAAGATGGGGGTTTTGATGAGATCTTTATGACGGATGTTGATTTTCCTGCCAAATATGACTATTGCACAAG ATTAAATCTGAAGGACAAtcatgatattcatgtttctgGATTCTGCTCGGATAAAGAATGTTGGAGATCATACGAGCAAAAGGTATCTAATGTCGTAGATCAAGCATTAACGGGGAGAATTAAGCTGGTTCGAGTAATCTGGAGAAACACTGATTCTGAGTGCGATTTTGAAGAT GGTTTATTTATGCTGGGTGGAGAACCTTTATTTATTGGGATCACAATAAGCTCCGTGGAAGAGGCATTCAAACAGGCCGTCATGGGTCCTAGTTCTGAAGACAAAGATAAG GCTCTGGCATTTAGAAAGTTCTGGGGGGATAAGGCTACACTGAGATGGTTTCGTGATGGTAAAATTGTGGAAGTTGCAG TGTGGGAGCATGAGGAATGGCAAAAGCATCTTattataaagaaaatatttgagcatgTTCTACAGCGTCATCTCTCCCTTCCGAAACTAAATATATTGTCCATAGTAGATCAACTTGATTTTGCGCTCCACCATGGCAATAGAG ATCCTATGTCATTTTCTAAGAATCTGTTGAAGGCATATGATGACCTATCAAAGAAATTGCGCCTCCTTGATGACATTCCTCTCAAGATATCCAGCGTGCAGCCTCTAGACTCAG CTTTTAGGTTGACATCTGTCTTTCCTCCCTTTCCGCATCCATTAGCACATAAAGAAGGCACCCGTGTTAAACTAGAGAAAGAATACACTACCTGTATACAATCACTTTTGGTCTTGATTCAG CTTGAAGGTTCTGGAAACTGGCCAATGGATGAGCAGGCACAGGAGAAGACTAAATCAGCATTTCTCCTCAAAATTGCGGAGAG CCTTCAGGACAGATTTCGGATTTCATGTACAGCTACAGAAGATGATGTTGATGTTTTCATGTCTGGATATGCATTTCGTCTTAAAATTCTGCACGAGAGAGGTTTGAGCTTGGTGAATAAAAAAC GTGGTTCTCAAAAGAAGTCGGTCATGTCTTCGGATAAATATCTTTTCCTTCTTAGTCAACATTCTAGCATGATTAATGGTTTACGAGGCCGCTTTCCCATATATGGGCAAGTTGTTCG GCTTGCAAAACGTTGGGTATCTGCACATCTGTTTTCAAATGCATTGACAGAAGAGACCATTGAGCTGCTAGTGGCCTATCTCTTCTTGAAGCCTTTGCCATTCACACCTCCATGCTCCCGAATGACTGGATTTCTGAG ATTCCTAAGATTATTATCACAGTACGATTGGAGTTTTTATCCATTGATTGTTGACATCAATGGTGATTTGATTCCTGATGATGAAAAAGAAATTAAT GAGCATTTCATGTCGACTAGAAAAGAGGAATCCCAGAATGCTGGCCCATCTATGTTTGTGGCTACTGCATATGACAAGGCATCTGAAGCTTGGACCAGCCAAAGACCGACTGTGGCA GAGCTGAGGAGATTAGTGGCATATGCGGCCAGCAGTTCAAAATTGTTAACCAGAATCTTTATGGAGAATCAGATTGATCCATACCAGTGGCAA TGTCTTTTCCGCACGCCTCTGAGCAACTACGATGCTGTGATTCTTCTTCACATGGATAAACTGCCTTATCCACGCCGCATTCTATTCCCATCCGAAGTGAAGCAAG GATGTCACGTGATAAGTGGGAGAGCTAGCAAAAGTTTCCAGCCCTTTTTCTCGTCTCAGGACATGGAAGGAAGCTCGGAGGAACTGAAAAATAATCTGATGGTGAACTTTGAACCACTCAAGTATCTTGTGGCGGACATTGAGGCTA AGTTTTCAAATGTATTCAAGGTATGGTATGATTCTTTGGGAGGCGATGCTGTTGGTCTCACGTACCTTTCAAAG AAACGGAGAAGAGACAAGTTTTCAGAAGATGACAATCTAGTTGATTCGCTACAATCTGTGGGTAGATTGGGTAAAGGATTCATAAAAAGTGTTCATCTTCTCAATTCATAA
- the LOC140971390 gene encoding uncharacterized protein isoform X4 — protein MASVKIYTDSRSLKLRELLKEVQLDYSPANTQIIDDVVSSIKEAIDGIPDDVQVTAAVASGFVRDVGADKVDFKFRRPKSIEIGGSYSFQSIARPDVNVDIFLRLPKECFHEKDYLNHRYHAKRFLYLCIIKKYLKCSSLVQDVRWSTFHSEARKPILVVYSAARLSGDVAFLVKIIPTAPSLFMVSKLDMERNNIRSMNQCLLATPNYNISILEDMFIEDNAECIKNTFIGWKELGEALLLMKVWARKRSSLYVHDCLSGFLITIIMAYLASKSGKNRINRSMNAIQILRITLDFIANSKVWDTGLFFQANGEDNAANKDKWKQLQLFPVIICDSFARYNMAFRVSLSGFQELRDEAGTAVTCIDKCKDGGFDEIFMTDVDFPAKYDYCTRLNLKDNHDIHVSGFCSDKECWRSYEQKVSNVVDQALTGRIKLVRVIWRNTDSECDFEDGLFMLGGEPLFIGITISSVEEAFKQAVMGPSSEDKDKALAFRKFWGDKATLRWFRDGKIVEVAVWEHEEWQKHLIIKKIFEHVLQRHLSLPKLNILSIVDQLDFALHHGNRDPMSFSKNLLKAYDDLSKKLRLLDDIPLKISSVQPLDSAFRLTSVFPPFPHPLAHKEGTRVKLEKEYTTCIQSLLVLIQVLETGQWMSRHRRRLNQHFSSKLRRATEDDVDVFMSGYAFRLKILHERGLSLVNKKRGSQKKSVMSSDKYLFLLSQHSSMINGLRGRFPIYGQVVRLAKRWVSAHLFSNALTEETIELLVAYLFLKPLPFTPPCSRMTGFLRFLRLLSQYDWSFYPLIVDINGDLIPDDEKEINEHFMSTRKEESQNAGPSMFVATAYDKASEAWTSQRPTVAELRRLVAYAASSSKLLTRIFMENQIDPYQWQCLFRTPLSNYDAVILLHMDKLPYPRRILFPSEVKQGCHVISGRASKSFQPFFSSQDMEGSSEELKNNLMVNFEPLKYLVADIEKEFSNVFKVWYDSLGGDAVGLTYLSKKRRRDKFSEDDNLVDSLQSVGRLGKGFIKSVHLLNS, from the exons ATGGCTTCCGTGAAAATTTATACTGATTCGAGGAGTTTGAAGTTGAGAGAGCTATTGAAGGAAGTGCAACTCGACTATTCTCCTGCCAATACTCAAATAATCGATGATGTTGTTTCATCGATCAAAGAAGCAATAGATGGAATTCCAGATGATGTTCAG GTTACGGCTGCTGTTGCATCCGGATTTGTGCGTGACGTCGGTGCGGATAAAGTAGACTTTAAGTTCCGGAGGCCAAAGTCTATAGAAATTGGGGGGAGTTATTCATTTCAATCCATTGCAAGGCCGGATGTAAATGTGGATATTTTTCTCAGGTTACCCAAG GAATGCTTTCATGAAAAAGACTATCTCAATCATCGTTACCATGCAAAAAGATTTCTTTATCTTTGCataatcaaaaaatatttgaaatgttctTCTTTAGTTCAAGATGTGAGATGGTCCACATTCCATAGCGAGGCACGAAAACCTATATTGGTTGTTTATTCAG CTGCAAGGTTATCTGGGGACGTTGCTTTTTTAGTGAAAATAATTCCTACAGCACCATCTTTGTTCATGGTATCAAAATTGGACATGGAAAGGAACAATATCCGCTCCATGAATCAAT GTTTACTAGCTACTCCAAATTACAACATAAGTATTCTGGAGGACATGTTTATTGAAGATAATGCAGAGTGCATCAAGAATACTTTTATAGGATGGAAGGAACTGGGAGAAGCTTTGTTACTGATGAAA GTTTGGGCTCGGAAGCGAAGTTCTTTATATGTTCATGACTGCCTAAGTGGATTTCTGATCACCATCATAATGGCATATCTTGCTTCAAAGTCTGGTAAAAATCGCATCAACAGATCAATGAATGCTATTCAGATTTTGCGCATCACACTGGACTTTATCG CCAATTCAAAAGTATGGGACACTGGACTCTTCTTTCAGGCCAATGGGGAAGATAATGCTGCAAACAAG GATAAATGGAAGCAATTGCAATTATTTCCCGTGATCATTTGTGATTCATTTGCTAGATACAATATGGCATTTCGGGTCTCACTGAGTGGTTTCCAAGAG CTTCGCGACGAGGCTGGTACGGCAGTTACTTGCATCGATAAATGTAAAGATGGGGGTTTTGATGAGATCTTTATGACGGATGTTGATTTTCCTGCCAAATATGACTATTGCACAAG ATTAAATCTGAAGGACAAtcatgatattcatgtttctgGATTCTGCTCGGATAAAGAATGTTGGAGATCATACGAGCAAAAGGTATCTAATGTCGTAGATCAAGCATTAACGGGGAGAATTAAGCTGGTTCGAGTAATCTGGAGAAACACTGATTCTGAGTGCGATTTTGAAGAT GGTTTATTTATGCTGGGTGGAGAACCTTTATTTATTGGGATCACAATAAGCTCCGTGGAAGAGGCATTCAAACAGGCCGTCATGGGTCCTAGTTCTGAAGACAAAGATAAG GCTCTGGCATTTAGAAAGTTCTGGGGGGATAAGGCTACACTGAGATGGTTTCGTGATGGTAAAATTGTGGAAGTTGCAG TGTGGGAGCATGAGGAATGGCAAAAGCATCTTattataaagaaaatatttgagcatgTTCTACAGCGTCATCTCTCCCTTCCGAAACTAAATATATTGTCCATAGTAGATCAACTTGATTTTGCGCTCCACCATGGCAATAGAG ATCCTATGTCATTTTCTAAGAATCTGTTGAAGGCATATGATGACCTATCAAAGAAATTGCGCCTCCTTGATGACATTCCTCTCAAGATATCCAGCGTGCAGCCTCTAGACTCAG CTTTTAGGTTGACATCTGTCTTTCCTCCCTTTCCGCATCCATTAGCACATAAAGAAGGCACCCGTGTTAAACTAGAGAAAGAATACACTACCTGTATACAATCACTTTTGGTCTTGATTCAG GTTCTGGAAACTGGCCAATGGATGAGCAGGCACAGGAGAAGACTAAATCAGCATTTCTCCTCAAAATTGCGGAGAG CTACAGAAGATGATGTTGATGTTTTCATGTCTGGATATGCATTTCGTCTTAAAATTCTGCACGAGAGAGGTTTGAGCTTGGTGAATAAAAAAC GTGGTTCTCAAAAGAAGTCGGTCATGTCTTCGGATAAATATCTTTTCCTTCTTAGTCAACATTCTAGCATGATTAATGGTTTACGAGGCCGCTTTCCCATATATGGGCAAGTTGTTCG GCTTGCAAAACGTTGGGTATCTGCACATCTGTTTTCAAATGCATTGACAGAAGAGACCATTGAGCTGCTAGTGGCCTATCTCTTCTTGAAGCCTTTGCCATTCACACCTCCATGCTCCCGAATGACTGGATTTCTGAG ATTCCTAAGATTATTATCACAGTACGATTGGAGTTTTTATCCATTGATTGTTGACATCAATGGTGATTTGATTCCTGATGATGAAAAAGAAATTAAT GAGCATTTCATGTCGACTAGAAAAGAGGAATCCCAGAATGCTGGCCCATCTATGTTTGTGGCTACTGCATATGACAAGGCATCTGAAGCTTGGACCAGCCAAAGACCGACTGTGGCA GAGCTGAGGAGATTAGTGGCATATGCGGCCAGCAGTTCAAAATTGTTAACCAGAATCTTTATGGAGAATCAGATTGATCCATACCAGTGGCAA TGTCTTTTCCGCACGCCTCTGAGCAACTACGATGCTGTGATTCTTCTTCACATGGATAAACTGCCTTATCCACGCCGCATTCTATTCCCATCCGAAGTGAAGCAAG GATGTCACGTGATAAGTGGGAGAGCTAGCAAAAGTTTCCAGCCCTTTTTCTCGTCTCAGGACATGGAAGGAAGCTCGGAGGAACTGAAAAATAATCTGATGGTGAACTTTGAACCACTCAAGTATCTTGTGGCGGACATTGAG AAAGAGTTTTCAAATGTATTCAAGGTATGGTATGATTCTTTGGGAGGCGATGCTGTTGGTCTCACGTACCTTTCAAAG AAACGGAGAAGAGACAAGTTTTCAGAAGATGACAATCTAGTTGATTCGCTACAATCTGTGGGTAGATTGGGTAAAGGATTCATAAAAAGTGTTCATCTTCTCAATTCATAA